A window from Opitutia bacterium ISCC 52 encodes these proteins:
- a CDS encoding PIG-L family deacetylase, with the protein MGEAKSALGMFAHPDDIEFVAAGTLLLLKERGWDIHYMNLTGGDLGSLEHDRDETRCIRIQEGQDAAKLLRATFHDPVCNDLEILYELETIRRITAVIRETDPSIILTHALSDYMMDHENTAKLTVSSAFVKGMPNYETHPPVEAVSTNTTIYHAMPHGLQTPMREKVRAGLYVDTGSVHSTKREALAAHKSQKHFLDATQGMDSYLVTMDELSKGVGKLSGRYEHAEGWRRHLHLGFSTEEQDPLAEALKDVCCIDEAYEASLREPK; encoded by the coding sequence ATGGGTGAAGCTAAATCGGCCTTGGGCATGTTCGCCCACCCTGACGATATCGAGTTTGTCGCAGCAGGCACTTTACTCCTATTGAAGGAGCGTGGCTGGGATATTCATTACATGAATCTGACGGGAGGAGATCTCGGTAGCCTGGAACACGATCGTGATGAGACACGCTGCATTCGCATTCAAGAAGGACAGGATGCGGCAAAACTACTGAGAGCCACATTCCACGATCCCGTGTGCAATGACTTGGAGATTCTGTACGAGCTGGAAACGATTCGGCGCATTACAGCAGTCATTCGCGAGACTGATCCTAGCATTATTCTGACGCACGCTTTGAGCGATTACATGATGGATCATGAAAACACGGCGAAGCTCACTGTATCATCCGCCTTCGTAAAAGGCATGCCCAACTATGAAACCCACCCTCCCGTGGAAGCGGTTTCGACCAACACGACTATCTACCATGCCATGCCTCACGGGCTGCAAACGCCCATGCGTGAAAAGGTGCGGGCTGGACTCTATGTCGATACCGGTTCCGTTCATTCAACCAAGCGCGAAGCATTAGCAGCTCACAAAAGCCAAAAACACTTTCTCGATGCGACCCAAGGCATGGACTCCTACCTGGTTACCATGGATGAACTTTCCAAAGGGGTTGGTAAGTTGTCTGGCCGATATGAACATGCCGAAGGCTGGCGGCGCCATTTGCACTTAGGGTTCAGCACTGAGGAGCAGGATCCATTGGCCGAAGCGTTGAAAGACGTGTGCTGTATAGATGAGGCCTACGAAGCGTCACTTCGCGAACCAAAGTAA
- a CDS encoding divalent metal cation transporter translates to MKRLLQSIGPALIVAAVVLGPGSILTSSKVGASFGLVGVPIIIGAAILMIAMVALSARLGVVYESSLCDELAARLGRGVTILIGLILFTLVALFQSSNNIAIIGGLEPLITEETLSSSARVVVLIAFNAVILGILYRMRDLYRFIEKLMKFLIAFMCAAFVVNFLLVLFNPPDFEPVRPTGSPDLIPLLGMIGTTFSVGGAFYQAYLVKERGWGMGDVRKGMLDSMVSISVLGIITVIILLTAWRTFYGMPGGVTLASVGDVARQLEPLFGSGARYIFAGGILAGALSSFLVNAMIGGTVMSDALGKGSRLNDRWPVHLTALALLVGMMVAIASLVQEGSTVLLITFAQALTVLGIPALAAALIYLGTRKELSGDRKTPKPILILATIGLIVSLVLAGLTASKVYAKMNSPELAEVAQTS, encoded by the coding sequence ATGAAACGCTTACTTCAATCCATCGGTCCTGCCCTTATTGTCGCTGCTGTTGTCTTGGGCCCCGGCTCTATTCTGACTAGCTCTAAAGTGGGAGCCAGTTTTGGATTGGTGGGAGTACCGATCATCATTGGTGCTGCGATCCTAATGATTGCCATGGTGGCTTTGTCTGCCCGTCTAGGTGTGGTCTATGAAAGCAGTTTGTGCGATGAACTGGCAGCTCGTCTCGGCCGCGGCGTAACGATTTTGATTGGGCTCATCCTATTCACTCTGGTTGCGCTGTTTCAGTCTTCCAACAATATCGCCATAATTGGTGGATTAGAACCATTGATCACAGAAGAGACCCTTTCTTCATCCGCTCGGGTCGTGGTCCTGATCGCTTTCAATGCGGTCATCCTTGGAATCCTTTATCGAATGCGAGATCTCTATCGCTTCATTGAAAAGTTGATGAAGTTTCTCATCGCTTTCATGTGTGCGGCCTTTGTGGTGAATTTCTTGCTCGTGCTTTTTAATCCACCCGACTTCGAACCCGTCCGCCCAACTGGCAGTCCTGACCTGATTCCACTGTTGGGTATGATCGGAACGACTTTCTCAGTCGGAGGTGCATTTTACCAAGCCTACCTGGTAAAAGAACGTGGCTGGGGAATGGGAGATGTCCGCAAAGGCATGTTGGATTCCATGGTGAGTATATCAGTGCTGGGTATTATCACCGTGATCATCCTCTTAACGGCTTGGCGCACTTTTTATGGAATGCCTGGCGGAGTCACCCTAGCATCGGTGGGCGATGTCGCTCGTCAGTTAGAACCACTGTTTGGTTCGGGTGCACGTTACATTTTTGCCGGTGGAATTTTGGCAGGTGCATTGAGCTCCTTCCTGGTTAATGCCATGATAGGGGGTACCGTTATGTCAGACGCTTTGGGTAAAGGTTCTCGTTTGAATGACCGTTGGCCAGTCCACTTAACTGCTTTGGCATTGTTGGTTGGGATGATGGTTGCGATTGCTTCTCTTGTCCAAGAGGGCAGCACGGTTTTACTTATAACGTTCGCTCAGGCCCTGACTGTTTTGGGCATTCCAGCGTTGGCGGCTGCCTTAATCTATCTGGGCACTCGAAAAGAACTGAGTGGTGATCGGAAAACTCCCAAACCGATTCTAATTCTAGCAACTATCGGGTTGATTGTGTCTCTTGTTCTTGCAGGGCTTACGGCAAGTAAAGTGTATGCAAAGATGAACTCGCCTGAGCTTGCTGAAGTAGCACAGACATCTTAG
- a CDS encoding N-acetylglucosamine-6-phosphate deacetylase, translating into MNPFDIQVNGYAGTDFCSPGLSVEDLHSACVALETDGFDSILATIITDSLDRLLLKVANLVHLREKDPLAQKMIAGIHVEGPFLNPAPGYIGAHDAEYVKLANVDDAKRMLDVGKGLVRLVTLAPEMDPYFETTRFLKGEGIVVSAGHCNPSLEQLKGAIDNGLSMVTHLGNGCPVELPRHDNVVQRFLHFREQLWICFIPDGHHINFYSLKNYLDLVGVERAIMVTDAISAARLGPGLHRLSGFEVEVDDEGVARRPGSANLAGSTLTMARLRRNLREQLGLSDADIQQLIDTNPRKALGLNT; encoded by the coding sequence GTGAACCCTTTTGATATACAAGTGAATGGTTATGCCGGGACTGACTTTTGTTCACCCGGGCTGTCAGTGGAAGATCTTCATTCTGCTTGCGTGGCGCTCGAGACCGATGGGTTTGATTCTATTTTGGCGACTATCATAACCGATAGCCTTGATCGATTGCTGCTGAAAGTGGCAAACCTGGTCCATCTACGTGAAAAGGATCCGCTTGCTCAGAAAATGATCGCTGGCATTCACGTGGAAGGACCGTTCTTGAATCCTGCCCCTGGGTATATTGGAGCTCACGATGCTGAGTATGTGAAACTGGCTAACGTGGACGATGCCAAACGCATGCTGGACGTAGGAAAAGGATTGGTTCGCCTGGTGACCTTGGCTCCTGAGATGGATCCGTATTTCGAAACCACACGTTTCCTCAAGGGTGAAGGAATTGTGGTTTCCGCCGGCCACTGCAATCCTAGCTTGGAGCAACTCAAAGGAGCGATCGATAATGGACTGAGTATGGTCACGCATCTCGGTAATGGTTGTCCGGTTGAGTTGCCTCGTCACGACAATGTGGTTCAACGTTTTCTCCACTTTCGAGAACAGTTGTGGATCTGTTTCATTCCTGATGGCCACCACATCAACTTTTATAGTTTGAAGAATTATTTGGATTTAGTGGGTGTGGAACGAGCGATCATGGTGACAGACGCTATCAGTGCCGCGCGTCTCGGACCGGGGCTGCATCGACTCTCTGGTTTCGAGGTTGAGGTGGATGATGAAGGTGTCGCTCGTCGACCTGGCTCGGCCAATCTGGCAGGATCAACGCTTACCATGGCGCGGCTTCGAAGGAATTTAAGAGAACAACTCGGGTTGAGTGATGCTGATATTCAGCAACTCATTGATACAAACCCACGCAAGGCATTAGGTTTAAACACATGA
- a CDS encoding glucosamine-6-phosphate deaminase, translating to MKTRVFGSKEEMGAAAVASGAQRLHEALSESNSAALIVATGASQFEMLEQLRLLHLDWTSITGFHLDEYIGLSIEQPASFRKYLKERFVDLLPCPLKEFHYLDGETDPEDECQRVGEMLSKTSIDVAFVGIGENGHLAFNDPPADFETTEPYLLVELNEACRNQQLGEGWFPDFDSVPKQAISMSVQQIMKSRTIICTVPDERKAEAVRAAIQGPVSPDVPASILQTHPDCHMFLDTPSASLL from the coding sequence ATGAAGACACGAGTCTTCGGTTCAAAAGAGGAAATGGGAGCGGCAGCAGTTGCTTCAGGTGCTCAGCGGCTTCATGAAGCGCTGTCCGAATCCAATTCTGCTGCCTTAATAGTGGCTACAGGTGCATCTCAATTTGAAATGCTCGAACAACTGCGCCTCCTCCATTTGGATTGGACCTCCATAACCGGTTTTCACCTCGACGAGTATATAGGATTGTCTATCGAGCAGCCGGCCTCTTTTCGAAAGTATTTAAAAGAACGTTTTGTGGATCTTCTGCCCTGTCCCTTGAAGGAGTTTCATTACCTCGATGGAGAAACAGACCCTGAAGATGAGTGCCAGAGAGTAGGGGAGATGTTATCAAAGACTTCGATTGATGTAGCGTTCGTCGGAATTGGAGAGAATGGACATTTGGCCTTCAATGATCCTCCCGCGGACTTTGAAACAACCGAGCCCTATCTACTGGTTGAATTAAACGAGGCTTGTCGCAATCAACAATTGGGGGAAGGCTGGTTCCCTGATTTTGATTCAGTCCCGAAACAGGCGATTTCCATGTCGGTGCAACAAATCATGAAAAGCCGTACGATCATTTGCACCGTTCCTGATGAGCGGAAAGCAGAAGCGGTCAGAGCTGCGATCCAAGGTCCGGTTTCTCCAGATGTTCCGGCTTCTATTTTGCAAACACATCCGGATTGTCATATGTTTCTGGATACTCCTTCTGCATCATTGCTGTGA
- a CDS encoding sugar phosphate isomerase/epimerase gives MPFQLTGFTDEAEKSLPNQIATLKEVGWSAIELRLIDGANVCDQSEDEWKHTFETLQESGIQVVGFGGQIGNWSRAINTDFQLDVAELRRVAPRIREANCKFLRIMSYPNSGHTPLSRASWRQETIRRLSELSKIAEGEGVILGHENCAGYGETAAGFLELVNVIDSPAFQLIFDTGNNSLHENNTEVTWDYYRACWEHVTHVHIKAAKPGPEGDKYVACYIDEDDVQEKILQDLEDTHYEGWLSIEPHMMAAVHAGQDIDDSGEARKLWVEYAKRLEKMVSRVTAK, from the coding sequence ATGCCATTTCAATTGACCGGTTTTACCGACGAAGCAGAAAAATCTCTCCCCAATCAAATAGCTACACTCAAGGAGGTAGGTTGGTCCGCCATTGAGCTACGCCTGATTGATGGCGCCAATGTGTGCGATCAATCTGAGGACGAGTGGAAACATACTTTTGAAACACTCCAGGAATCAGGTATCCAAGTCGTTGGATTTGGCGGTCAGATTGGAAACTGGTCACGAGCCATCAATACGGATTTTCAGCTCGATGTGGCCGAACTTAGACGGGTCGCTCCGAGAATACGGGAAGCCAATTGCAAGTTCCTCAGGATCATGTCGTACCCAAATTCAGGGCACACGCCTCTGAGTCGTGCTTCCTGGAGACAGGAAACCATTCGGCGACTGAGTGAGCTTTCCAAAATCGCTGAAGGGGAAGGGGTCATTCTTGGGCACGAAAACTGTGCCGGCTATGGCGAAACAGCTGCTGGATTCCTTGAATTGGTCAACGTGATCGATAGTCCTGCATTTCAACTGATCTTTGATACAGGCAACAATAGCCTCCATGAAAATAATACGGAGGTCACTTGGGATTATTACCGAGCCTGCTGGGAGCACGTGACTCATGTGCATATCAAGGCGGCAAAACCAGGTCCTGAGGGCGATAAGTACGTGGCCTGTTATATAGACGAGGATGACGTCCAGGAAAAGATTTTGCAGGATTTGGAAGACACGCATTACGAAGGTTGGCTATCTATCGAACCGCATATGATGGCGGCCGTCCATGCCGGGCAGGATATCGATGACTCCGGCGAGGCTCGGAAACTGTGGGTGGAGTATGCCAAGCGATTAGAAAAAATGGTGTCGCGCGTGACCGCTAAATGA
- a CDS encoding sulfatase-like hydrolase/transferase, whose translation MKIRILLITLLVTLLNSSLYGEDRPNFLILMLDDAGWTDLSSYGSRIQTPHMDSLADEGMRFTDCHAPAPNCSPSRIGMLTGRSPIRAGIFNYLNPGTPMHLQAEEVTIANLLQDAGYATGHFGKWHVSKLNSDQAQPEDHGYDYYLGTDNNAEPSHLNPENFVRNGIELGMIKGYSCDIVADEAIGWLRAHVSEKEKRPFFTTVWFHEPHVRIASPPDLVSEYETRHPDINRREAEYLANVANADRAVGRILETLEHLELDEDTVVFCTSDNGGLNTFSNEGLRGFKSNVWEGGHRVPGIFRWPGKIKAGSVSHDTIGFVDLLPTFCDLAGVSLPKGRHLDGLSISNHLTEGELIDREYPLFWFFYRVNPSMSFRQGDWTLISNTTDSMRRKTHAISKEDLPIIKSAELSDFQLFNLKDDLDQTTDVKEKHKKQFEKMKAQMIKVHKEIVTEGEHWDLPVQNTPKKPIGK comes from the coding sequence ATGAAAATCCGTATTCTACTCATTACCCTTCTTGTTACCCTGCTGAACTCATCTCTCTACGGTGAGGACAGACCTAACTTCCTCATCCTTATGTTGGATGATGCAGGCTGGACGGACCTTAGTTCCTACGGAAGCCGTATCCAAACGCCCCATATGGATAGTCTAGCGGATGAAGGAATGCGCTTTACCGACTGTCATGCTCCGGCTCCCAATTGTTCACCATCGCGTATAGGCATGCTAACGGGCCGTAGCCCTATTAGAGCCGGGATTTTCAATTACCTAAACCCGGGTACGCCTATGCATCTCCAAGCCGAGGAGGTGACAATCGCCAACTTACTGCAAGATGCTGGTTATGCGACGGGCCATTTTGGGAAATGGCATGTCAGTAAACTTAATTCCGACCAAGCCCAGCCAGAAGATCACGGCTACGATTATTACCTGGGAACCGATAACAATGCAGAGCCTAGCCACTTAAATCCTGAAAACTTTGTCCGGAACGGAATCGAACTAGGAATGATCAAGGGCTACTCCTGCGACATTGTTGCAGACGAGGCGATTGGATGGTTAAGGGCCCACGTATCGGAAAAAGAGAAACGGCCCTTCTTCACTACCGTCTGGTTCCATGAACCGCATGTTAGAATTGCATCTCCCCCCGACCTGGTGAGCGAATATGAGACACGTCATCCGGACATCAATCGCCGTGAAGCCGAATACCTCGCCAATGTAGCAAACGCCGACAGGGCCGTTGGAAGAATCTTGGAGACCCTGGAGCATTTGGAATTGGATGAAGATACCGTAGTTTTCTGCACGTCCGATAACGGGGGGTTGAACACATTTTCGAATGAGGGCTTACGCGGTTTTAAGTCCAATGTCTGGGAAGGTGGTCACCGAGTCCCAGGAATTTTCCGTTGGCCAGGGAAAATAAAAGCCGGCTCAGTATCTCACGACACGATCGGATTTGTGGATCTACTACCCACCTTCTGCGACTTGGCCGGAGTTTCACTTCCCAAGGGTCGACATCTAGATGGGCTCAGTATTAGTAATCACCTTACAGAGGGCGAATTGATAGACAGGGAATACCCGCTATTTTGGTTTTTCTATCGGGTGAATCCTTCGATGTCTTTTCGCCAAGGGGACTGGACACTGATTTCCAATACTACGGACAGTATGCGAAGAAAGACTCACGCGATTTCCAAGGAAGATCTTCCCATTATCAAGTCGGCAGAGCTAAGTGACTTTCAACTGTTTAACCTGAAGGATGACTTGGATCAAACGACCGACGTCAAAGAGAAACATAAGAAGCAATTTGAAAAGATGAAGGCCCAGATGATAAAGGTTCATAAGGAGATTGTTACCGAAGGTGAGCACTGGGACCTACCCGTGCAGAACACTCCGAAAAAGCCGATCGGGAAATAG
- a CDS encoding ankyrin repeat domain-containing protein, translating to MISDSRSGGLLNILLILMGALVCLASFGWFLLQVKKPKFEKGLYEVVKVDDLELFQYYERLVADWKNQAEGFEEETMVTWVAKQGAVNIFTHLLKQGYDIEFVDRLGQTPIFIAAQKGHDALACALLDAGANPIRDYNYRDPESEDWIVLRDQHVIHLAAESGVVALCEKLVSSGTPVDIENPVGLTPLCYAAVQGHVELVSRLLELGADADHPSSPLNFAIIRNHFDVAEQLLEQGANPNSLGDKFHKLLSLAKANGAGFYARYESLGFTKLWMKHPLTMSIETGDISFVELLLRHGANVHYATERGNTALHLAA from the coding sequence ATGATATCTGACAGCCGTTCCGGGGGATTGCTGAATATTCTTTTGATCCTCATGGGAGCTCTTGTATGCCTTGCCAGTTTCGGATGGTTTCTCCTTCAGGTAAAAAAGCCCAAGTTTGAAAAGGGATTGTATGAGGTAGTAAAGGTCGATGATCTGGAGTTATTTCAATACTACGAACGATTGGTAGCTGATTGGAAAAACCAGGCCGAGGGATTCGAAGAGGAGACCATGGTCACTTGGGTCGCGAAGCAGGGGGCCGTTAACATTTTTACTCATCTGCTCAAGCAGGGTTATGACATCGAGTTTGTAGATCGGCTTGGCCAGACGCCCATCTTTATAGCTGCTCAGAAAGGACACGATGCTCTCGCTTGCGCTCTATTGGATGCCGGAGCTAACCCTATCCGCGATTACAATTATCGGGATCCGGAAAGTGAGGACTGGATTGTTCTGAGAGATCAGCATGTCATTCACCTTGCCGCAGAATCTGGCGTGGTTGCTTTGTGCGAAAAACTGGTCTCGTCAGGAACACCTGTGGATATTGAAAACCCCGTCGGATTGACTCCTCTTTGTTACGCGGCGGTTCAAGGGCATGTCGAATTGGTTAGCCGGCTATTAGAACTGGGGGCAGATGCCGACCACCCTTCTTCTCCGCTTAATTTCGCCATCATTAGAAACCACTTCGACGTAGCCGAACAGCTATTGGAGCAGGGAGCTAATCCCAACAGTCTAGGAGACAAATTCCACAAGCTCCTATCTTTAGCCAAAGCCAATGGCGCGGGTTTCTATGCTCGCTATGAGTCTCTTGGATTTACCAAACTCTGGATGAAGCACCCCTTAACCATGTCTATTGAAACGGGGGATATTTCCTTTGTAGAGCTGTTGCTCCGCCATGGTGCAAACGTCCACTACGCGACTGAGCGTGGTAATACAGCCCTCCATCTTGCGGCCTAA
- a CDS encoding sulfatase yields MKLTLRIITSLALFGLLALSAADRPNIVWLTSEDNSVHYVKLYDENGAAMPHIEKLAEHGLVFEHAFSNAPVCSVARTTLLTGAYGPRIGAQFHRRSKMVPMPDKGRMYPWYLKEAGYYTTNNSKQDYNVIDKGGWDESSAKATWRNRKPGQPFFHVQNTTLTHESSLHFLAEEMRTVKNNTPSDSVKLAPYFPDTPTFRYTHARYLDNHKKVDDYHGEYIAMLEEDGVLDDTFIFYYGDHGGVLPRGKGYAYESGLHVPLVVYVPKNWKHLVDAKLGTRIKGFVSFIDFAPTLLNLVGINVPPHMDGVPFLGKGVDFDELNERDESFGYADRMDEKYDPVRTLRKGKYTYQRNYQPFNFDGLWNQYRYRMLAYMEWWELYQAGELNDIQSQFFQPRAAEALYDVEVDPHEVNNLADDPEYAVVLKSMRERLTNKVKSINDLSMFPESVLWEEAFDSPVEFGRKNSERISGLVDIADLSLRSFDEAKAGIEKALNASDPWGRYWGLIVCSSFYEEAASFTDKAKMMASNDSENLVRVRAAEFLGLIGAEDPSPVIIEVLSKANNEVEAFLTLNSVVLLKDLKGYEFEIDPEIFPAEWRKEERSDVNRRLGYLLPGYGNE; encoded by the coding sequence ATGAAGCTTACCCTTCGAATCATCACTTCCCTTGCCTTATTTGGCTTATTGGCTCTTTCTGCGGCAGATCGCCCCAACATCGTTTGGCTGACCTCAGAAGATAATTCTGTTCACTATGTGAAGCTTTACGACGAAAATGGTGCCGCAATGCCGCACATTGAGAAGTTGGCTGAACATGGCTTGGTCTTTGAGCATGCTTTCTCAAATGCGCCGGTTTGTTCAGTTGCTCGGACGACCTTGCTAACGGGAGCTTATGGGCCACGTATCGGAGCTCAATTTCACCGTCGGTCCAAAATGGTGCCCATGCCTGACAAGGGTCGTATGTATCCCTGGTATCTCAAAGAGGCCGGTTATTATACCACCAACAATTCAAAGCAGGATTATAATGTCATCGATAAAGGGGGGTGGGATGAATCATCTGCCAAAGCCACTTGGCGCAACCGGAAACCAGGGCAACCGTTTTTCCATGTGCAGAATACAACGCTTACTCATGAGAGTAGCTTGCATTTTTTGGCCGAAGAGATGCGCACCGTCAAAAATAACACCCCATCTGACTCGGTTAAATTAGCTCCTTATTTTCCTGATACTCCGACCTTCCGGTATACGCATGCCCGTTACCTGGATAACCACAAAAAAGTCGACGACTACCACGGTGAATACATCGCAATGCTGGAGGAGGATGGTGTTCTCGATGACACTTTTATTTTTTACTACGGTGATCATGGGGGTGTGCTTCCTCGCGGAAAAGGATACGCCTATGAAAGTGGGCTTCACGTGCCGCTCGTTGTTTACGTACCCAAAAACTGGAAACACTTGGTCGATGCAAAGCTGGGCACACGGATCAAAGGGTTTGTTAGCTTTATAGACTTTGCTCCTACTTTGCTCAATTTGGTTGGAATAAATGTGCCTCCACATATGGACGGAGTTCCGTTCTTGGGCAAGGGTGTCGATTTTGATGAATTGAATGAACGAGATGAATCCTTTGGTTACGCAGACCGTATGGATGAGAAATACGATCCGGTTCGGACCCTGCGCAAAGGAAAGTACACTTACCAGCGGAACTACCAGCCCTTCAACTTTGATGGGTTATGGAATCAGTATCGCTACCGTATGCTGGCATACATGGAGTGGTGGGAATTGTATCAGGCAGGTGAATTGAATGATATTCAGAGCCAATTCTTCCAGCCTCGAGCTGCGGAGGCACTTTACGACGTGGAAGTAGATCCGCATGAAGTTAACAATCTCGCGGATGACCCCGAGTATGCGGTCGTTTTAAAAAGCATGCGTGAACGCCTGACCAACAAGGTAAAGTCGATCAACGATCTGAGCATGTTTCCTGAAAGTGTTTTGTGGGAAGAAGCCTTTGATAGCCCTGTCGAATTCGGGAGAAAGAACAGCGAGAGAATCTCGGGCTTGGTGGATATTGCTGATCTGAGTTTGCGTTCGTTTGATGAAGCGAAGGCCGGAATTGAAAAGGCATTGAATGCGAGTGATCCTTGGGGCCGTTATTGGGGATTGATTGTGTGCAGTTCCTTTTATGAGGAAGCCGCCAGTTTCACAGATAAAGCGAAGATGATGGCTTCCAATGATTCAGAAAACTTGGTGCGGGTCCGCGCAGCTGAGTTTCTCGGGTTGATAGGAGCTGAGGATCCTTCACCGGTTATCATTGAAGTCCTCTCCAAAGCGAACAACGAGGTGGAAGCGTTTCTAACTCTGAATTCAGTAGTGCTTCTGAAGGATCTTAAAGGCTATGAATTTGAAATTGATCCTGAGATATTTCCAGCTGAATGGCGTAAGGAAGAGCGCTCCGATGTGAATCGTCGCCTGGGCTATTTACTTCCAGGATATGGCAATGAATAA
- a CDS encoding arylsulfatase: MPSMNRIILTLTLLFSVFSAPIVWGESKPNIIFILADDLGYGDVGYQGQKHILTPEIDRMANEGMVFTDHYAGATVCMPSRGTLMTGYHTGHGTIRGNPTWTVSGKAVDLTPEDQTVAKEMKRAGYATGIVGKWGLSESNLDGMPTRQGFDYFFGYRTHVDAHHHYWPSLWRNESVIHIDGNDYLNTEGKYVHDLVTEEALGYIEKHQNESFFLYVAYALPHYELTVPQDSKDPYEKLGWPVEPRKKAHYRDDEDGNVAYAGMVSRMDRDVGRILDHLEELGLEKNTLVIFTSDNGPVYERKDRFFNSNGPLRGGKRDLYEGGIRVPFVARWPGKIEAGSKTDHPSAFWDFLPTACELAGIRPADNSINGISYLPTLLGQGDQKEHEVLYWEFNEGEGPIQAVRVGNFKGVKYMDKPMELYDLSKDLSEKENVAASKSKEASRVEAILKSTRTHSAEFPLTRRKNHGKL; encoded by the coding sequence ATGCCATCGATGAATCGTATTATACTTACGCTTACCCTCCTGTTTTCTGTATTCTCCGCCCCAATCGTGTGGGGTGAATCCAAACCCAACATCATCTTCATCCTCGCTGATGATTTGGGATATGGGGATGTAGGCTATCAGGGACAAAAGCACATCCTGACACCTGAGATCGACCGTATGGCGAATGAGGGCATGGTATTCACTGATCATTATGCTGGAGCCACGGTCTGTATGCCTTCGCGTGGCACGTTGATGACTGGGTATCATACCGGACATGGAACGATTCGAGGAAATCCCACGTGGACCGTCAGTGGCAAAGCGGTCGATCTGACGCCTGAGGATCAAACCGTTGCGAAGGAGATGAAGCGCGCTGGTTATGCAACCGGCATAGTCGGGAAGTGGGGTCTCTCAGAATCTAACCTCGATGGCATGCCGACGCGGCAAGGGTTTGATTACTTCTTTGGCTACCGGACGCATGTCGATGCTCACCATCATTATTGGCCCTCTTTGTGGCGCAATGAATCAGTCATTCACATCGATGGTAATGATTATTTGAATACTGAAGGCAAATACGTTCATGACCTGGTGACCGAGGAGGCTTTGGGATATATCGAAAAGCATCAAAATGAATCTTTTTTTCTCTATGTTGCTTATGCATTGCCGCATTACGAACTCACGGTCCCACAGGACTCGAAGGACCCCTATGAGAAGCTAGGCTGGCCGGTAGAGCCTCGAAAAAAGGCTCACTATCGCGACGATGAAGACGGCAACGTTGCATACGCCGGGATGGTGTCAAGGATGGACCGCGACGTAGGTCGAATCCTGGACCATTTGGAAGAGCTGGGGCTTGAGAAGAATACCCTGGTCATCTTTACGAGTGATAATGGTCCGGTTTATGAGCGCAAAGATCGATTCTTTAACAGCAATGGACCTTTGCGTGGTGGAAAGCGTGATCTTTATGAGGGTGGTATCCGTGTGCCCTTTGTGGCTCGTTGGCCTGGGAAGATTGAAGCGGGAAGTAAGACGGACCATCCATCCGCATTTTGGGATTTTCTTCCCACTGCTTGTGAGCTTGCAGGAATAAGGCCCGCAGATAATTCCATTAATGGAATTTCCTATTTGCCTACCTTGCTCGGTCAAGGAGATCAGAAAGAGCATGAGGTGCTTTATTGGGAGTTCAACGAAGGTGAGGGCCCCATCCAGGCGGTTCGGGTTGGAAACTTCAAAGGCGTTAAATATATGGATAAGCCAATGGAGCTTTACGATTTGTCCAAGGACCTTTCAGAAAAAGAAAACGTGGCTGCTTCAAAATCAAAAGAGGCATCGCGCGTAGAAGCCATTCTTAAAAGCACCCGTACTCACAGCGCTGAATTCCCGCTTACTCGGCGAAAAAATCATGGGAAATTATAA